The genomic DNA ATGAGCGTAATTACCTTTTGCTACAATTGAATATccaaattaagtttcaaaattatcaaattacaTGAGTGCTTTTTGATTTACCATAGTGAAGGGTAGGAAGCAGGCTTAAAATGCTGGTCATTTGGATGAGTCTTCATgagcgcttcctgatttatcctggTGGTCGATGGGAAATTCTGTGGGATCAGACCGATCACCTACAAGATTAGtcgattaaaaaaattgataccgggattattaaaaaaatttatatcaaattatatatctaattttatttttacccCTTCACATTCGCTCGCGCCTATCTCAAGATAATGTTCATCAACACAATAATATTCCGAATAGATTGATACTGTAGCAAATCATTAAAAAATTTGATTATATTAATTGGTATATTGTAGACCTAGAAAGCTTAGGGTGcatttggtacgcgcgttttttattttcattttttaaaaaacgcgcattttctagaaaacataaaataattttttatcattctctgtttttttagaaaatgctatctatttttttagaaaacaggcacgaaaaacacaaaccaaacatcattttttagaaaacacgtgtttttcagaaaatgaaaatgaaaaatacgTATATCAAACACAACCTTAGAATGATATGATAGACCGATTAGGATAGATAGAGGAGCAAAATAGATACGAGatagttattttgatattttaaaaattccctacTAGATTTGGATATTCGACCAATTTTGTTTAATGAATTTGTCGAATTTACTTTGTTTTATTtcataataatattaaataaataatttctgACATATGAATTTGAATTGAGATAAATTAAATACTTAAAACTTTCCAAATgtttaaataaatcaaaatttgcaTTTATAGTTGTAGGCTACGCtttgctataaaaggaggcttttaCTCTTTCTTGGTTGCCAAGTCTAGAAAGAGGGGAAGAAATCCCGAAGCTGAAAAACAGAAAAACGATCATGGCCGCCACCGCGGGAGCAAGCGCCAGCTCCGCTGCCGTctcctccgcctccgcctccgctgCTGCTGTTGCCGCCTGCCCGTCAACTGTAGCGCCTTTTGCTTTGCGGAAGAACTACGTGACCCTTAAACAGCTGCAAGATCTGCGCCTCAAGGAGCAGTTCGACGAAGAACAGAAGCTTCGCGATTGCGATTTCAATATCAAGGGAGCAGAAGCGGCCCGATCCAGCCGCCATCGGCCTCCTCGTGGATTTCGGAGACGGGCGGCTCCGTGGCCGGCACCGTTGTCGATTTCGGAGTTGACCGGGCGGAAGGGGACTGCTGAGGATTCCGCCCCGGCCTTTGCAATTGGCGAATCTGCTGGGGGAGATGGTAAGCGGGCTTGGAAGGGTAAGGATACAGTAAAATCTGATGCACAGAAGCGCGCAGGACCGGAGGAGTCTTCGGAGAACCCCATTCCGGTGAACAAGGAAGGCAATGGTCGAAATCGGCCGGCAAGAGCGCAACTTAAGCTTACTGGGGTTTCTGGTGATGAACCGAAGGCGGCGGTCCTCGAATCTGAGCAAGCATCTCGGGACAAGCCCATCTCGGCGAAGGAGGGCAAGGGTCAAAATCGCCCGGCGAGTCTTCAGCCCAAGCTCCCCGGGATTTCTGGTGGTGCATCGGAGGTGATGGTTATCGAATCTGAGGAGGCATCTCGGAAAAATCACATTCCGGTTAGGAACGAAGGAGAGCGTCGAAATCGGCGCCGAGCGTCGGAGCGGCGAAAGCGAGCCGGGGTTTCTGGTGGGGATACCGAATCTAAGGGGGCATCTTCAAAGAATCCCTTTCCGATGAAGAAGGTAGGCGAGGATCAACATCGGCCAAAGCTCACCGGGATTTCTAGCGGTGGACCGGAGGTGTCAACTACTGAATCTAAAAAGGCACCTTCGAAGAATCCCATTCCGATGAAGAAGGTAACAGAGGATCAAAATCGACGCCGAGCGATGGCTCAGCCAAAGCTCGCCGGGGTTTCTTGTGGTCAACCAGAGGTGGCGGATACCGACGAATCATCTTCAAGGAATCCCATTCCGATGAACAAGGAACGAGAAGTTCAAAATCAGGGCCTGACGCAGCCCAAGCTCGCCTATTTTCCTTGCAGCCGACTGGAGCCTTCGGTGCAGGTGCAGCAGCAGGGCTTCAACGGAGGCGAGGAAGCCGTCGCCGGAACGCCGAGAAAGGCGTCAAATCCGGTGAGAGGCGGTGGTCGGCGGTCGAGAAAACCCGGTCCGGCTGGCTCGGTCTGGGTCAGGAAGACCCCAAGCTCTTAAATGGTTCTAGGCGGACCATGGCAAGGTACCTTACCAAGTTACCATCACTCCATTGCATTATCTTCCGTAGAGCTTGGCCGGTGAAAAATTTCCGTAGAATCAGATTGATCGTCCCAAGTTCGATGTTAACTGGTTAATCATCACTCCATGTCTCCATTGCATTATATTTGTTATCATTTTCTACTACATTGTCTTTCATAGCTATACCAAAACTTATTATTTCCAGTACAATTCTGAACAATATCTTACCTTTAGAATTAGTTGGATGAAACTAGAACATatgaattatcaaaaaaaatgATCATCACTAAACAAATTAGTTAAATATAGACAAATTGAAAAGCCAAATCATTCCACTTCAATTCAACAAAATCAACTAATTTAACACACCAGCCTTGTGAGGATGAATCATCATCTATGGCTCATCAgttgtttcctttgttttaccTGCCTCAGGTTCATCAGGTACTTCACCCACACCGGAACTCGCCTCTCTATCCATCTCAAGTTGGCTCAGGTTGCCCTTCTCTTTGATGAGCTGAGTATGGTGATGCTTGCAGTAGAGTTTTCCGTCGTGGGCAATGTAGTTAGAAGGGCTGATGACGCATCCGCCATGGCAGCATTTGAAGCAGCTCTTGTGATATGCGGCTCCATTAACCTTGACCTTCAAGAAGTATACAGTTCGATCGATCAGTTCATCGATACATAAGCATTTTATTTGATCACAATAGTCTGAGAAATAACCCTTTCAGTTGGGTAAGCTGTCTTGCTGCATCCAACACACTTTTCTTGTGTGCCAACAAAAGCATTTGACATTCTGTTTGCATTCTGCAGTACCATGATTTTTAACTCAGTGTCAGTATCGAATCTAACAGGCTTACGGAAACTCGAATTGCTCTCTACCTCATTGTCGATAGGCTTGTCTGGTTTCACAATTTTTGGGGTCCCTAAAGGTAGCAAACGAGAGCAGTTTCAAGTTTCAGaacatcaagaaattttcatttGGAAATGACAGAAAATGACAGTGACCTTCAAAGCTTTTCTCCAGGCTGCCTGTGGTTTTGTACAGCTGATCAAAATGGGGTTTGCAATATAGCACTCCTTCAAAGGAATTGAAGTTTCCCAACTGCACAAAACTAAAAATGAGGAGGCGCATGATGACGACAACAATGATGAAGGGAGAAGGAAAAGATGATTGAACCTTCAAGGTGCCGTTGCAGTGGTGGCAGCGGAAGCAGGCCTTGTGGTAGGGCCGCTTATCGGCGATGAGCTTGTCGACCAAATACACCGTCTTGTCGCAAGCAGTGCACTTGGTGGTTGTCCCCTGAAATGCCATTGTTGTCTCTACCTTCCGGTAGCTTGGAGAATTAATCGATGAGTAAATGAATGGTGAATGGATCTTGGCGTTGTTTGGTCCCAAGGGAGACGGGAGGAAGCATGGGGGATGGAGAGGGAGGGaggagaaataaaaggaagtgagGGGAAGAGAATTGCGGAGGAGCCAACAAAAGCAAATAGGAAGAGAGGTAGTGAAGGATAATGGTGGATGAGAAGACAAGCCATTATTAGCTAGAAAGAAAGGTAATGGTTTGTGAAGTGTCCGATCGATTCGCTTAGCTTTAGAATAAAAACACTCAAAAGAACATTCATTCTGATTAATGATCTTTCCCAAAAACTAATATAAAATCAAGCAACAATAATTTTTTatacaaatataaaaaatgataTCAAAACAAACACTGATTCATTGCCCCATTATCAATTAATATCAACATCACTCTTACTTTTTCTTGTAAACAAAACAACAAAATTTCTTCCATCAGACCTGTTCCTCAAAATTAGAGGATCACATACAATCAAGTACAACTGCGCATGGAAACCACCTTGAGACCTTGACATGTAAATTGCAATTGTAAATGAACAGTCAATACTTTTATTTGGCGCACCATTCTTGACTGCCATGAATATTGTTTCTAATCGAAATGAACGCTAAAAATATCGGTTCTGTCTAAAACATTCATAGAACACAGGCAACAAATAGTTTGAGAGATTCATCATCTGCGTAATTTCTTCGGTTTAATCCGCTGGAAAGCCATGAAAGATACAGCAGCCGAGAGGGAGTACCTAAAACATAGAGAATGACAAATCAGATATGAAGTAGCTGGCCTTATCAAAGAAGAGCATATGAATAATCATTGCTAAGCGAAAGATCAATTATGTATCAGGAAATGGCTGGAAGATAGTTATGAAACCTAAGAAGAAGTCCATACCATGTCAAAGTATAATTCAAGTGATCTTGAGGCATGACGGAGTAGCGGATCAATTTGTTGACATCTTTCGGAGCTGGATAAGGATTGGTTGCGCTGAAATCTTCATTTATGTCTTCGATATAAAGAGTATTCTCTGGAAGAGCACAGGATCGTGCAATCATGGGAATATTAACATAGAACCATTGCCCGCTGCTGGGATCATTTTCTGGTACAAATATGCTTGGATCCTCACTTCCTCGAATTACACCCACAACTCGTTTTGGAGGCGGGATGTTTTCTTCCACCTAAAAGTTCATTGTCACaatttgaaaagaaaaacaaacaggAAAAACCATGGACCTAGATAGCTTGTATAATTACTAACTGCATAAAAAAAAcagattttcataattttacgaTACATATCAGGACTTTTCATCTCCAGTGCAATAAACTGAGGTATATATGGATAAAACAATCAACAGATGACAAAAGATAAATGGAATAAGAA from Zingiber officinale cultivar Zhangliang chromosome 4A, Zo_v1.1, whole genome shotgun sequence includes the following:
- the LOC121972034 gene encoding LIM domain-containing protein WLIM1-like gives rise to the protein MAFQGTTTKCTACDKTVYLVDKLIADKRPYHKACFRCHHCNGTLKLGNFNSFEGVLYCKPHFDQLYKTTGSLEKSFEGTPKIVKPDKPIDNENANRMSNAFVGTQEKCVGCSKTAYPTERVKVNGAAYHKSCFKCCHGGCVISPSNYIAHDGKLYCKHHHTQLIKEKGNLSQLEMDREASSGVGEVPDEPEAGKTKETTDEP
- the LOC121972033 gene encoding uncharacterized protein LOC121972033; its protein translation is MAATAGASASSAAVSSASASAAAVAACPSTVAPFALRKNYVTLKQLQDLRLKEQFDEEQKLRDCDFNIKGAEAARSSRHRPPRGFRRRAAPWPAPLSISELTGRKGTAEDSAPAFAIGESAGGDGKRAWKGKDTVKSDAQKRAGPEESSENPIPVNKEGNGRNRPARAQLKLTGVSGDEPKAAVLESEQASRDKPISAKEGKGQNRPASLQPKLPGISGGASEVMVIESEEASRKNHIPVRNEGERRNRRRASERRKRAGVSGGDTESKGASSKNPFPMKKVGEDQHRPKLTGISSGGPEVSTTESKKAPSKNPIPMKKVTEDQNRRRAMAQPKLAGVSCGQPEVADTDESSSRNPIPMNKEREVQNQGLTQPKLAYFPCSRLEPSVQVQQQGFNGGEEAVAGTPRKASNPVRGGGRRSRKPGPAGSVWVRKTPSS